CAATCGATCCGCTTGTTTCGCGCGACGAGAGCGAACTTTTTCGATGATTTCGAAACCGAGCACAAGCATCGTTCCGACAAGTAATCCGTTACTGAGGAACGGGCGAAGCGTCAAAGGCAGGACTTCCGCGATGACGGTCGATTGCAACAAGATACTGATGCCGATGACGGCACTGATCGCAAACGCATGGCGGCGACGGCTGTTCTCCATGTTACTTTCCGCTGACTGCCAGGCAATCAGAAACATGTGCGGCAATGTCGCAAGCAACGCGGCACTCGCAACGCTACGCGGTAATGTCGCGATGATCCCGATCAAGCTTGGGAAGAACCCGATCAACGCGATGACGAGTGAGGCGATCAAGAACGGGCGACGTTTCCGGCTACCGGTTTGCGCGATGAAACCACTCGTGATGGGTAACGGCACCGGCACAAGCGTCGAGAATGTAGCAGCGAGTAAATGAATGACGCCTTCGATTGATAATCCTTGGTGCAGACGACCTTGTTTTTGAAGCGTCGCTTCGACGGCACTTAAAGCGGCGATCAAATTGACGACGAGCAAGATCGCGAACGGAATCGCGACAAGGAATGCACTGCCGTCAAACTGCGGCCATCCGAACGGTAACGCTTGCGGTGGTGCAAACAAACTTGACGACGTAGGAAGTGACGGACGGCTGACGAGCCAACCAACGATGATCCCGATCATCAAGGCAAACGGGCGTAAGCGACTCGGACCGAATTGACTGAGTCCGAGCACGAGCAAGAATGTGATAATCCCGGCGAGACGTGTTGCTTCAACAGCGAGGACGGCACCGAGCATGACACCTGTTAATTGAATACATAATAAGAGCAAAAATGTTCCGCTGACGAGCGGTGTGAAAACAGGTAATAAGTATTTCGTCCATCCTGTCAAACCAAGGATGATGAGGACAACACCAGCAATGACGACAGCTGCCATCGCAATCGTAAAGGCTGTTTTTGAATCGACCGGTAAGGCGGCGATGACGACGAAAATACTGACCCATGATCCGGCAGGTCCCGATACGATCGGAAGCCGGTGGCCGAAAGCGCCATGTAGGAAACAGGCAATCCCGCCTACAAAGAACGACCGTTGGACAAGGGCAGCTGTCTCGACTGAGGAGAGGTCGAACAGACTGGCGACGACGATTGGTAAGGCAATCGTGTTCGCGAGTAAAAAGACGATCCACTGGAAGGTAGAAGTCGTTTGTTTCATGAAAAAGCTCCTTTCTTTAACTTCAGATATTCCTGCATCATAGCATATGATTGATGTTATGATTCATATATCTTTATACATGAAAACATATGAAAGAGATGATGAATGTGGATTTACGTCAGTATCGTTATTTTTGTGCGGTCGTCGAGGAACAATCCGTTACGCGGGCGGCAGAGCGCTTACGGATGGCACAACCTGCCTTAACCCAGCAAATCCGGCGGATGGAAGAAGAACTCGGAGTTCGTCTGATCGAGCGGGCAGGACGTGGGATCAGGATTACCCCAAGCGGCAACCGCTTATATGAACGAGCGGTTTCGTTGTTGCAGTTCGAGCAGGAGACGCGAATGGAAGTGAGCGACATCGAAGCCGGTCGAACGGGGATCTTGCGGATTGGTGTCAACACGTTATCTGCCAGTCGGCTCGTCGAATGGATCGAACAGATGAAACGACGACATCCTGGCATTATCTTACAAGTCCACCAAGGAGAATCGAGTGCGCTCATCGAACGGTTGAAAGAGCGGTCGCTTGACGCAGCGTTCGTCCTTCTGCCGATTGATGCGCAAGGGATCTCGATTGAATGGATGGAGGAAGAACCGTTTCATCAAGTCTGGCACCCCGATCACCCGACTGCGGATCTCATCATTCCGAGTCAAGAAGGACTGGGTGTCTTTCAGACGTTAAGTCAACGACTCGGTGTCGTATCGCAAGAAACATGTTCTGATGTCTTGACGCTAATCGGACTCGTCCGTAGTGGACAGGCGGTGACTGTTTTGCCGGAAAGTACGTTGCGGGAACTGGATATGACAGGACTGCACCAGACATACCTACCAGGTGCCGCGAGTACGACAGCCTTCGTCTGGTTGACGGAGGCCGGACCGACGACACTGACAAAACAATTCATTGAAATCATACAAGAAACAGCAGAATAACCAAATGGATAGGATAGATAGGATGGAAAGGAACGATCGTATGAAAACAATTCAAGGCACGTATGGGGAAGCAAAGATTTTCACGGATAACGTCGACGACCTGACGATTAAGCAAGTCACAGCCATGCTAGAGGAACAATTTGCGACAGGTAGTCGCGTTCGAATCATGCCGGATTGCCATGCTGGAAAAGGATCTGTCATCGGAACGACGATGCATGTGACGGACGAGGTCGTACCGAATCTCGTCGGAGTCGATATTGGTTGTGGGATGTTGTGTACACGACTCGCTGAAAAGGGACCAATCGACTTTGCAGAGCTTGACGCAACGATCCAGCGTCTCGTTCCAAGTGGCATGTCGGTACGTCAAAAAGCCCATCCATTATCAGAACAGGTACCATTTGATCAAGTGCTTGCACCGTTCAACGAGACACGGGCACGATTATCGATCGGTACGCTCGGTGGAGGAAATCACTTCATCGAACTGAACCAGGACGCAGCAGGCGAGCTTTATCTTGTGATTCATTCCGGAAGCCGAAATCTTGGGAAAACGATCGCTGAACATTATCAGGCAGAAGCGGAAACGGCACGCTTCCAATTTGATGCGGATCAAGTCATCGGGGAATTAAAGAAAGCGGGGCGTGAGTCGGAGATTCAAGCGACTTTACAGCAATTGAAAGCAACACGCTCTATGTTTAACAAAGACTTAGCATCTGTTTCCGGAGAAGCGATGGAGCGCTACCTGCATGATCTCAAGATTGCGCAACGCTACGCCGCGCTGAACCGTCAGGCGATGACTCAAGTTATTTTTGAAGCGATGGGGTGGACGGTTGCGGATCAGTTCGATACGATCCACAACTACATCGATCTTGACGCGATGATTCTACGAAAAGGTGCCATCTCTGCGAAAGCGGGTGAGCAGGCAATCATTCCGATGAACATGCGTGACGGCTCTTTGATCGTCGTCGGAAAAGGAAATCCCGATTGGAACTATTCCGCACCACATGGAGCAGGACGTATCATGTCACGATCAAAAGCATTCAAAACAGTTGAACTGGATGCATTTGAAAAGACGATGACCGATGTCTGGTCAAGTTCTGTCGTCGCATCGACGCGTGACGAATCACCGTTCGTCTACAAACCGATGGACGAAATCATCCGAAACACAAAAGAAACAGTCGATGTCGTTGAGATCATTAAACCGCTGTACAACTTTAAGGCAAAATGATGTGTAAGATACTTTCAATATGGGAGGATACAGTATGAACTATAAGGGGACTATGTTAATTCTGTTTTCAAGTGTGTTTTTAATTGCTGGATGCACGGATGAGGCGGTCACGACGGAACAGAAAAAAGTAGTCAAAACCACTACTCATACGGATCAGAAGACGAATCAGACGAAACATCCCATCTTAAATCCTGTTCAGTATGAAAAGCTGTTCAAGCATATGGATGAACACTTGAAGATGGATCAGTTTCAGTTGAAGAGAAGCACGATAGGTGCAGACTTTACAGCTGTGGATCAATCCTTGAGTTTTGGGAAGAGACGTTGGTTAACGGTTGACGGAACGATTGACACGTCCTCGACACAGGAGGCACTTTATTTTGAAAACCAAAAACAAGATACGCAATTAGCGATCCATTTTGCGTATACG
This region of Exiguobacterium acetylicum DSM 20416 genomic DNA includes:
- a CDS encoding RNA-splicing ligase RtcB yields the protein MKTIQGTYGEAKIFTDNVDDLTIKQVTAMLEEQFATGSRVRIMPDCHAGKGSVIGTTMHVTDEVVPNLVGVDIGCGMLCTRLAEKGPIDFAELDATIQRLVPSGMSVRQKAHPLSEQVPFDQVLAPFNETRARLSIGTLGGGNHFIELNQDAAGELYLVIHSGSRNLGKTIAEHYQAEAETARFQFDADQVIGELKKAGRESEIQATLQQLKATRSMFNKDLASVSGEAMERYLHDLKIAQRYAALNRQAMTQVIFEAMGWTVADQFDTIHNYIDLDAMILRKGAISAKAGEQAIIPMNMRDGSLIVVGKGNPDWNYSAPHGAGRIMSRSKAFKTVELDAFEKTMTDVWSSSVVASTRDESPFVYKPMDEIIRNTKETVDVVEIIKPLYNFKAK
- a CDS encoding purine/pyrimidine permease, translating into MKQTTSTFQWIVFLLANTIALPIVVASLFDLSSVETAALVQRSFFVGGIACFLHGAFGHRLPIVSGPAGSWVSIFVVIAALPVDSKTAFTIAMAAVVIAGVVLIILGLTGWTKYLLPVFTPLVSGTFLLLLCIQLTGVMLGAVLAVEATRLAGIITFLLVLGLSQFGPSRLRPFALMIGIIVGWLVSRPSLPTSSSLFAPPQALPFGWPQFDGSAFLVAIPFAILLVVNLIAALSAVEATLQKQGRLHQGLSIEGVIHLLAATFSTLVPVPLPITSGFIAQTGSRKRRPFLIASLVIALIGFFPSLIGIIATLPRSVASAALLATLPHMFLIAWQSAESNMENSRRRHAFAISAVIGISILLQSTVIAEVLPLTLRPFLSNGLLVGTMLVLGFEIIEKVRSRRAKQADRLAS
- a CDS encoding LysR family transcriptional regulator, which codes for MDLRQYRYFCAVVEEQSVTRAAERLRMAQPALTQQIRRMEEELGVRLIERAGRGIRITPSGNRLYERAVSLLQFEQETRMEVSDIEAGRTGILRIGVNTLSASRLVEWIEQMKRRHPGIILQVHQGESSALIERLKERSLDAAFVLLPIDAQGISIEWMEEEPFHQVWHPDHPTADLIIPSQEGLGVFQTLSQRLGVVSQETCSDVLTLIGLVRSGQAVTVLPESTLRELDMTGLHQTYLPGAASTTAFVWLTEAGPTTLTKQFIEIIQETAE